One Fulvia fulva chromosome 8, complete sequence DNA window includes the following coding sequences:
- a CDS encoding Dicarboxylic amino acid permease, with translation MLPMIALAGAIGTGLFLGSGSAIAQAGPLGAFLGYTIVGVLVVGSVFSIAEMSALVTLSGGIIRHAEHFVDPALSFAGGWNYVYYSLMAPPAEVVAAAVLVEFWLTVNNAIWITVFGLLLVASIIILVRIYGKLDIDHTIPFAMLKIMLIVGLNIMALVVACGCGPDHHAYGFQYWRNPGPFVQYLGIDGSLGRFLGFWTVFSNAVYAYSGVGYIAVAAAETESPRRNVPTAAKRIFWRVGLFYALSMFMVGLIVPSNDENLLQTSGTAAQSPFVIAATRAGIKIVPLIINAVVLNSAWSSGNSGLLSGSRVLYGLAQEGRAPRILKRTNRLGIPWVAVLSMGVFLGLGYMTSGNTASTVFTWLQDLVSVCALVNWIIICTVYLRFYYAMKKQNISRDRLSWKAPGWDTETFISKYINIPLVIALYIGFKLFKKSNIVPLANVPILHYIEIAEHNPEPPPKPVTGWRRLNILWS, from the exons ATGCTTCCAATGATAGCCCTTGCTGGAGCTATAGGTACTGGCTTGTTCCTTGGCTCTGGCAGCGCGATCGCCCAAGCAGGACCTCTTGGAGCATTTCTGGGCTACACCATTGTTGGAGTCCTCGTGGTTGGATCAGTCTTCTCCATCGCCGAGATGAGCGCGCTGGTCACTCTATCTGGTGGTATCATCCGACATGCTGAACACTTCGTGGATCCTGCGCTGAGCTTCGCGGGTGGCTGGAACTATGTCTACTACTCATTGATGGCTCCGCCGGCAGAGGTTGTTGCTGCTGCCGTGCTAGTTGAGTTTTGGCTCACGGTCAACAATGCTATCTGGATCACAGTGTTTGGTCTCTTACTGGTGGCCAGCATTATCATCTTGGTCAGGATCTATGGCAAGCTTGA CATTGACCACACAATTCCGTTCGCGATGCTCAAAATCATGCTCATCGTCGGCCTCAATATCATGGCACTAGTCGTAGCCTGTGGATGCGGACCCGATCATCATGCATATGGCTTCCAGTACTGGCGCAATCCCGGCCCTTTCGTGCAATACCTTGGTATCGACGGCAGTCTGGGTCGCTTTCTAGGCTTCTGGACTGTCTTCTCCAATGCTGTCTACGCCTACTCCGGAGTCGGATACATCGCCGTCGCCGCTGCCGAGACCGAATCACCAAGGAGAAATGTCCCAACCGCCGCCAAGCGGATCTTCTGGAGAGTTGGGCTGTTCTATGCGTTGTCCATGTTCATGGTTGGTCTTATAGTACCTTCGAACGATGAGAACTTGCTCCAAACTTCGGGAACGGCTGCTCAATCGCCTTTCGTCATTGCCGCTACTCGAGCTGGCATCAAGATCGTGCCCTTGATTATCAATGCAGTGGTACTGAACTCCGCTTGGAGCTCGGGAAACAGTGGACTTCTTTCAGGATCTCGTGTTCTATATGGTCTTGCTCAGGAAGGCCGTGCGCCGAGAATCTTGAAGCGTACTAATCGCTTGGGCATACCGTGGGTAGCTGTACTGTCCATGGGCGTGTTCCTTGGTCTTGGATACATGACATCGGGGAATACAGCATCGACCGTG TTCACTTGGCTGCAAGATCTAGTGTCCGTGTGCGCTCTCGTCAACTGGATCATCATCTGCACTGTCTACCTGCGTTTCTACTACGCCATGAAGAAGCAGAATATCAGCAGAGACCGACTGTCATGGAAGGCGCCAG GCTGGGACACAGAGACCTTCATCTCCAAGTACATCAACATCCCATTGGTCATCGCCTTGTACATCGGGTTCAAGTTGTTCAAGAAGAGCAATATAGTACCATTGGCAAATGTGCCTATACTTCACTACATTGAGATTGCTGAGCACAACCCAGAGCCTCCTCCGAAGCCGGTCACTGGATGGCGAAGACTGAACATTCTCTGGAGCTAG
- a CDS encoding N-acyl homoserine lactonase: MIHARCWHIDCLEPYSNHAASQGRDHISPDLTPYRRLILFETGGGDNYPEVWGAPLNDIFALVDYEAGHELPAQIKKFGHDIKDVKAVIMGHMHLDHAGGLENFKGTDVPIWIHEKELKHAYYSVATKSDLGVYLPKDLGFDLNWKAIHGPFLEIAPGINLRHSPGHTPGLIIMQVNLKESGTWIFTTDHHHVLENYESDVPQGWLARDHDDWVASHQMIKALQKRTNGKLVFGHCGTTLFKYKVSPHAYT; the protein is encoded by the exons ATGATTCATGCGCGGTGCTGGCACATTGACTGCCTCGAACCCTACTCCAACCACGCAGCGTCGCAAGGGCGTGATCATATCAGTCCTGATTTAACACCCTACAGAAGGTTAATCCTGTTCGAGACTGGCGGAGGTGACAACTATCCAGAAGTCTGGGGAGCGCCATTGAACGATATTTTCGCTCTTGTTGATTATGAAGCCGGCCATGAGTTGCCAGCTCAGATCAAGAAATTTGGCCACGACATCAAGGACGTCAAGGCAGTGATCATGGGCCACATGCATCTGGATCATGCCGGTGGTTTGGAGAACTTCAAGGGCACTGATGTTCCAATTTGGATTCACGAGAAGGAGTTGAAGCATGCTTATTACTCCGTAGCCACAAAGTCGGATCTAGGTGTCTATCTGCCAAAGGATCTTGGGTTTGATCTCAACTGGAAGGCTATCCACGGACCATTCCTTGAGATTGCACCTGGCATCAACCTCAGGCACTCGCCCGGCCACACACCTGGCTTGATAATCATGCAAGTAAATCTGAAAGAGTCAGGAACTTGGATCTTCACTACGGATCACCATCACGTGCT CGAGAACTATGAATCTGATGTGCCACAAGGCTGGCTGGCAAGGGACCATGACGATTGGGTTGCTAGCCATCAGATGATCAAGGCTTTGCAGAAG CGTACGAATGGCAAGTTGGTCTTTGGACACTGTGGAACAACTTTGTTCAAATACAAGGTCTCTCCCCATGCGTATACTTAG